One region of Metallosphaera sedula DSM 5348 genomic DNA includes:
- a CDS encoding metal-dependent hydrolase has protein sequence MSQIRWLGHAAVEILISGKRVIIDPLIKDNPLSPVKLNYLEGVSVVGVTHDHYDHLGDVVEILKMNSNAKLFATFDLEMYLVNQFKVPEAQLIPANVGGYVEHEGIRLALTKAVHSSEHSDPTGIVVSDGRTTIYHAGDTGLFEDMKLIGQVFQPDYALLPIGGRFTMDPRQAVIAVDMIKPRKAAIPIHFNTWDMIRVDPQEFVKGVKDKGYEAILLQPGQSIEL, from the coding sequence ATGTCCCAAATTAGATGGTTAGGCCACGCGGCAGTGGAAATACTTATTTCAGGTAAAAGGGTGATAATAGATCCCCTGATCAAGGACAATCCACTTTCCCCAGTGAAGCTTAACTACCTGGAAGGCGTAAGCGTAGTTGGGGTTACACACGACCACTACGACCACTTGGGAGACGTTGTGGAAATACTAAAGATGAATAGTAACGCAAAGCTCTTTGCGACCTTCGATCTGGAGATGTACCTCGTAAATCAGTTTAAGGTCCCAGAGGCACAACTGATTCCAGCAAACGTTGGTGGCTACGTGGAGCACGAGGGGATAAGGCTGGCTCTTACCAAGGCGGTTCACTCCAGTGAGCACAGCGATCCCACAGGGATAGTGGTCTCTGATGGCCGCACCACGATTTACCACGCTGGAGATACCGGACTCTTCGAGGACATGAAACTAATAGGCCAAGTTTTCCAACCAGACTACGCCCTCCTGCCAATAGGCGGGAGATTTACCATGGATCCTAGGCAAGCAGTTATTGCTGTTGACATGATAAAGCCAAGAAAGGCAGCAATTCCCATACACTTTAACACGTGGGACATGATAAGGGTAGATCCACAGGAGTTTGTGAAGGGAGTTAAGGACAAGGGATACGAGGCGATTCTACTACAGCCAGGCCAGTCCATCGAGTTGTAG
- the map gene encoding type II methionyl aminopeptidase, producing MTEDELKLVKTAGEIASRARDMGARMIKPGVKVIDVCETVEKAIIEAGAKPAFPCNLSINHEAAHYSPVIGDEKVIPEGAIVKLDIGAHIEGYITDTAVTVYLDDRMERLAEAAKDALKSAISNFKMGASLSDIGRVIEKTIKGYGFKPIRNLGGHLIRRYELHAGIFVPNVFERISGRIQGGNTYAIEPFATDGGGEVVEGKDVTIYSLRSKQLRGLTEIERKYLEEIDKRFKTLPFSERWLADLGGKEEVEQTLRNLSKRGALHAYPVLLEVRKGMVSQFEHTVYVDEKGTLVLT from the coding sequence ATGACCGAGGACGAATTAAAGCTAGTAAAGACTGCAGGCGAGATAGCTTCTAGGGCCAGGGATATGGGTGCTAGAATGATAAAACCAGGTGTCAAGGTCATTGATGTCTGTGAGACCGTAGAAAAGGCCATAATAGAGGCTGGAGCTAAACCCGCCTTTCCCTGCAACCTTTCCATAAACCACGAGGCGGCGCACTACAGCCCAGTAATTGGAGACGAGAAAGTGATTCCTGAGGGAGCAATAGTAAAGCTGGACATAGGTGCTCATATAGAGGGTTACATAACCGACACTGCGGTAACTGTTTACCTCGACGATAGAATGGAAAGATTAGCTGAGGCTGCCAAGGACGCACTGAAATCCGCCATTTCCAATTTCAAGATGGGCGCATCACTCTCGGATATTGGGAGGGTTATTGAGAAGACTATAAAGGGATACGGATTCAAACCCATAAGGAATCTTGGGGGACATCTAATCAGAAGATACGAGCTCCACGCTGGCATCTTTGTACCTAACGTCTTCGAAAGGATCTCGGGAAGAATCCAGGGAGGAAATACCTACGCGATTGAACCATTTGCCACTGATGGTGGTGGAGAGGTCGTTGAGGGAAAGGACGTGACAATTTACTCATTGCGATCGAAACAGTTGAGGGGGTTAACCGAAATCGAGAGGAAATACCTGGAGGAGATTGATAAAAGGTTCAAGACATTGCCCTTCTCTGAAAGGTGGCTAGCGGACCTTGGTGGCAAAGAAGAGGTTGAGCAGACCCTTAGGAACCTAAGCAAACGCGGAGCACTTCACGCCTACCCAGTTCTACTAGAGGTCAGAAAGGGTATGGTGTCCCAATTTGAACATACAGTTTACGTCGACGAGAAGGGAACTCTCGTTTTAACCTGA
- a CDS encoding DUF1512 domain-containing protein, translated as MNGLIIALAQTSSQGQSGAALAFSYIFYIFFIALLALSFFPGVQQKTQIMFLSRDVEQKLQMIEGYLKDSRGLTEKLLKDKGFADPKAFVDRIIDRFVIDPVSVEPTDIINRMKLLMRSNEDTVREMITAANPNIDPMTRSQIEISTEVVNALNLIYKVIRHYLIMAKKLNSIMIMYQLQMVAPIYVKYAEAYAKAQKVFLQGIPIGDGLGPLVASRFLMKADQKFTVSKDTIAGSIEFEGRKIVVVKAEGPMATVGTPGEGVQNVIEREGGRVSRIITVDAALKLEGEETGSVAEGMGVAMGDPGPEKIAIERVAVKYGIPIDAVIVKMSMEEAITEMRKEVYQAADKAIEYVKRIILERTKPGSTVVVVGVGNTAGIAQ; from the coding sequence ATGAATGGATTAATAATAGCTCTTGCACAGACCAGTAGTCAAGGTCAAAGCGGGGCAGCCTTGGCGTTCTCGTATATATTTTACATCTTTTTCATCGCCCTTCTAGCCCTTTCATTCTTCCCAGGAGTTCAGCAAAAAACCCAGATCATGTTCCTGAGCAGGGATGTTGAACAGAAGCTTCAGATGATAGAGGGTTACCTTAAGGACTCCAGGGGACTAACCGAGAAACTCTTGAAGGATAAGGGATTTGCTGATCCAAAGGCTTTCGTGGACAGAATAATAGATAGGTTCGTAATAGACCCAGTTAGCGTTGAACCAACAGATATCATTAACAGAATGAAGCTCCTCATGAGAAGCAACGAGGACACAGTGAGGGAAATGATCACTGCAGCTAACCCAAACATTGATCCCATGACTAGGAGCCAGATAGAAATTTCCACCGAAGTAGTGAACGCGCTCAACCTGATTTACAAGGTGATTAGACATTACCTCATTATGGCAAAGAAACTAAACAGCATCATGATAATGTACCAACTCCAGATGGTAGCTCCCATCTACGTGAAGTATGCAGAGGCATATGCCAAGGCACAGAAGGTGTTCCTTCAGGGAATACCCATAGGAGACGGACTTGGTCCCTTGGTTGCCTCAAGGTTTTTGATGAAAGCTGATCAGAAATTCACTGTTAGCAAGGATACCATAGCTGGATCGATTGAATTTGAAGGAAGGAAAATAGTCGTAGTTAAGGCAGAGGGCCCCATGGCAACTGTAGGCACTCCAGGTGAAGGTGTACAGAACGTAATAGAGAGGGAAGGCGGAAGAGTTTCCAGGATAATAACGGTAGACGCGGCGCTGAAGCTGGAGGGAGAGGAGACGGGTTCCGTGGCAGAAGGTATGGGTGTAGCAATGGGTGACCCAGGACCTGAAAAGATAGCCATAGAGAGGGTAGCAGTAAAGTACGGAATACCCATTGACGCAGTCATAGTTAAGATGAGCATGGAGGAGGCAATCACAGAGATGAGGAAAGAAGTGTACCAGGCAGCTGATAAGGCCATAGAGTACGTAAAAAGAATTATCCTAGAAAGGACGAAACCCGGAAGTACTGTCGTAGTGGTTGGAGTAGGTAACACCGCGGGCATAGCCCAGTGA
- a CDS encoding HD domain-containing protein — MKRIFDEVHGSIELDDLSVKLADLPEFQRLRRIRQTSLAYTVYPGANHTRFSHSLGTYYLADKIGNKLLKEGAITGEELTLVKISALIHDLGQFPFSHAIESFYITKGLGNKELRDLILKSHISDILDDYGIDHKKVRDLLNGTSMLTSVIDGDVDVDRMDYLIRDSTHTGIQLGRIDLDRLIFTISYRENGISIQDKGIISLENFYLSRLHMYQAVYYHKTILGYELFLRSIYSKLLEECETRLEVEDIKEMIERGTFPYWDDEWVFGSLYRCYSANPNSTTSQMIKDFLDRRGPKVVYEEISYDNEKDTKFNEVTDRLARHIPQDSLYPFEEKISILDKSRIRVMTKDREIDLDGYPTLLRSIPERLIIRRVYVDRRFVNRAREII; from the coding sequence ATGAAGAGGATATTTGACGAAGTTCATGGCTCTATAGAGTTAGACGATCTATCTGTTAAGCTAGCGGATTTACCTGAATTCCAGAGATTGAGAAGAATTAGACAGACCAGTCTGGCATACACTGTCTACCCTGGAGCTAATCACACAAGGTTCAGTCACTCCTTGGGTACTTACTACTTGGCTGATAAGATAGGAAATAAACTGCTAAAAGAAGGAGCCATTACCGGTGAGGAGTTAACCCTTGTCAAGATATCGGCCCTCATTCATGACCTAGGTCAGTTCCCCTTCAGCCATGCAATCGAAAGTTTCTATATCACGAAGGGCCTTGGAAATAAAGAGCTCAGGGACCTGATTCTCAAGAGTCACATCTCTGACATACTGGACGACTATGGAATAGATCACAAGAAAGTTAGGGATCTCCTTAACGGAACTAGCATGCTGACCTCAGTAATTGATGGAGATGTTGATGTTGACAGGATGGATTATCTAATAAGGGACTCCACGCACACTGGAATTCAACTGGGAAGAATAGACCTAGATAGACTAATCTTCACAATCTCCTACAGGGAAAATGGAATTTCGATCCAGGACAAGGGAATAATAAGTTTAGAGAACTTCTACCTGTCAAGACTTCACATGTACCAGGCGGTGTACTATCATAAGACAATCCTAGGGTATGAACTATTTCTCAGAAGCATTTACTCAAAACTCCTAGAGGAATGCGAAACCAGACTTGAGGTGGAGGACATTAAGGAAATGATAGAGAGGGGCACTTTCCCTTATTGGGATGACGAGTGGGTGTTCGGATCCCTGTACAGATGCTACTCCGCCAATCCCAACTCAACTACGTCGCAAATGATCAAGGATTTCCTAGACAGGAGAGGACCCAAGGTCGTTTATGAGGAAATAAGCTATGATAATGAAAAGGACACAAAATTCAACGAGGTAACAGATAGACTTGCGAGACATATCCCCCAAGATTCTCTTTATCCCTTTGAGGAAAAAATCTCGATCCTGGATAAGTCCAGGATAAGGGTGATGACTAAGGACAGGGAAATAGACCTTGATGGTTATCCTACTCTCCTCAGGTCAATACCCGAGAGACTTATCATTAGAAGAGTTTATGTCGATAGAAGGTTTGTCAATAGAGCCAGGGAAATAATTTGA
- a CDS encoding phosphoglycolate phosphatase, with translation MIKLLLTDLDGTLTEDRGTYVVDIGAIKALRRAEKAGIRVALVSGNSYPVLRGLHNYLGLSGGLVAENGCFVFHGGVTFRVCETVPREVVSEFAKTFNLRESWQNEFRRSDFGFTPAELKDEMIKWAEERGLVVQSSGYALHLSGKPGGKGAGVRKLLELANVKREETGAIGDSRTDIEMFREAGITAAVSNADPELKRVASISLKLKSGAGVMEFIDMLLS, from the coding sequence TTGATCAAGTTGCTTCTAACGGATCTAGACGGTACCCTAACAGAGGACAGGGGTACCTACGTAGTGGACATAGGCGCGATCAAGGCACTCAGGAGAGCAGAGAAGGCAGGTATCAGGGTGGCCCTGGTCAGCGGAAACTCATACCCTGTTTTAAGGGGATTACACAACTACCTGGGACTAAGCGGGGGGTTAGTTGCTGAAAACGGTTGCTTCGTTTTTCATGGGGGAGTAACTTTCAGGGTCTGTGAAACCGTCCCTAGGGAAGTAGTCTCAGAGTTCGCGAAAACCTTCAACCTTAGGGAGAGCTGGCAGAACGAGTTCAGGAGGTCAGACTTTGGTTTCACCCCGGCTGAATTGAAGGATGAAATGATCAAGTGGGCGGAGGAAAGGGGATTGGTTGTCCAGAGCAGTGGATACGCCCTGCACCTTTCAGGTAAACCTGGGGGGAAGGGGGCTGGGGTTAGAAAGCTTCTGGAACTCGCAAATGTGAAGAGAGAGGAAACAGGAGCGATAGGGGACTCCAGGACCGACATAGAGATGTTCAGGGAAGCAGGAATCACGGCCGCGGTGTCCAACGCGGACCCAGAGCTGAAGAGAGTGGCGTCGATCTCACTTAAATTAAAAAGCGGAGCAGGAGTTATGGAATTCATTGACATGTTACTGAGTTGA
- a CDS encoding glutamate--tRNA ligase — MTMELEEIVYKYALWNAVKHNGQAQVGPVVSKVFAERPELKANAKEVVKLAEKMVAKVNAMSLEQQTAELQKYPELLEERKKEEKKTLSPLPNVKGTVVTRFAPNPDGPLHLGNARAAVLSFEYAKMYKGKFILRFDDTDPKVKKPIKEAYDWIRDDLRWLNITWDLEFKASERMSAYYNVAKVMLEKGFAYVDTLSDAEFKAWRDSRNKTVYKPRTNPPEVNLELWEKMLNGDFDEGKAVVRIKTNPEDPDPSKIDWVMLRIIDTKRNPHPIAGDKFRVWPTYNFATAVDDHEFGITHILRAKEHTTNTEKQRWVYDYMGWEMPTVLEFGRLKLEGFMMSKSKIRGMLETGSERDDPRLPTLAGLRRRGIIPDTVREIIIQVGLKVTDATISFDNIASVNRKLLDPVAKRLMFVREGVLFKLEIPQEMKAKVPLIPARQEFREIFVKPGDEIYLDKGDVEEGKVVRLMDLCNVKIEGDRLRFLSQDLESAKRMGANIIQWVKKSESKSVNVIKADPNKDVEEIRGYGEGYFETLKPGDIVQLVRYGFARVDSISRGEITMIFAHE, encoded by the coding sequence ATGACCATGGAGTTAGAGGAAATTGTATACAAGTATGCCCTCTGGAACGCGGTGAAACACAACGGACAGGCCCAGGTAGGCCCCGTTGTGAGTAAGGTTTTCGCCGAGAGGCCAGAGCTTAAGGCGAACGCCAAGGAAGTGGTTAAACTCGCCGAGAAGATGGTTGCAAAGGTTAACGCGATGTCCCTGGAACAACAGACTGCGGAGTTGCAGAAGTACCCTGAGCTTCTGGAGGAGAGGAAGAAGGAGGAGAAAAAGACTCTCTCCCCGCTTCCAAACGTTAAGGGCACTGTGGTCACGAGGTTTGCCCCGAACCCCGATGGTCCACTTCACCTGGGTAACGCCAGGGCAGCGGTCCTGTCCTTCGAGTATGCCAAGATGTATAAGGGCAAATTCATCCTAAGGTTTGACGACACCGATCCCAAGGTGAAGAAACCCATTAAGGAGGCTTACGACTGGATCAGGGACGATTTAAGATGGCTCAACATCACGTGGGATCTTGAGTTTAAGGCCTCGGAGAGAATGAGCGCCTACTACAATGTGGCTAAGGTGATGCTCGAGAAGGGGTTTGCCTACGTTGATACCCTTAGTGACGCGGAGTTCAAGGCGTGGAGGGACTCAAGGAACAAAACCGTGTATAAGCCCAGGACCAATCCACCGGAGGTCAACCTCGAGCTCTGGGAGAAGATGCTGAACGGCGATTTTGACGAGGGTAAAGCTGTGGTGAGGATAAAGACGAATCCGGAGGACCCTGATCCCTCAAAGATCGACTGGGTAATGCTCAGGATCATTGATACCAAGAGAAACCCCCACCCCATCGCAGGGGATAAGTTCAGGGTATGGCCCACATACAATTTCGCCACGGCCGTGGATGATCACGAGTTCGGGATAACCCATATCCTCCGTGCAAAGGAGCACACGACCAACACCGAGAAACAGAGATGGGTCTACGATTACATGGGATGGGAAATGCCAACCGTCCTTGAATTTGGAAGACTGAAACTTGAGGGTTTTATGATGAGCAAGTCCAAGATCAGGGGGATGCTGGAGACCGGGTCAGAGAGAGACGATCCTAGGTTACCCACTCTAGCAGGGTTAAGGAGGAGGGGGATCATACCCGACACCGTGAGAGAGATCATCATCCAGGTGGGATTGAAGGTGACAGACGCGACCATTAGCTTCGATAATATAGCCTCTGTTAATAGGAAACTCCTGGATCCCGTTGCCAAGAGGCTCATGTTTGTCAGGGAAGGGGTACTCTTTAAACTGGAGATCCCCCAGGAGATGAAGGCCAAGGTTCCCCTAATACCTGCGAGACAGGAGTTTAGGGAGATCTTCGTGAAACCTGGTGACGAGATTTACCTGGATAAGGGCGATGTTGAGGAGGGGAAGGTAGTGAGGCTCATGGACCTCTGCAACGTTAAGATAGAGGGAGACAGATTGAGGTTCCTCAGCCAGGATCTAGAGTCTGCCAAGAGAATGGGAGCTAACATAATCCAGTGGGTGAAGAAAAGTGAAAGCAAGAGCGTGAACGTGATAAAGGCTGATCCAAACAAGGATGTCGAGGAGATCAGGGGCTACGGCGAGGGGTACTTTGAGACCCTAAAGCCAGGGGATATTGTCCAGCTGGTTCGCTACGGATTCGCCAGAGTGGACAGCATATCACGTGGTGAGATTACCATGATATTCGCACATGAGTAA
- the rpl7ae gene encoding 50S ribosomal protein L7Ae — protein MAKPSYVKFDVPPELAEKALEALKKAKETGKIRKGTNEATKAIERGQAKLVLIAEDVQPEEIVAHLPPLCEEKKIPYIYVPTKKGIGEACGLQVGAAAAAILDPGQGKDVLDEVIKRVSELTGKS, from the coding sequence ATGGCTAAACCATCTTATGTAAAATTCGATGTTCCGCCAGAATTGGCGGAGAAAGCCCTAGAGGCTCTAAAGAAAGCTAAGGAAACAGGTAAGATTAGGAAGGGAACAAACGAAGCTACTAAGGCCATAGAGAGAGGGCAGGCTAAGCTTGTCCTCATTGCAGAGGACGTTCAACCTGAGGAAATAGTAGCACATCTACCACCTTTGTGTGAGGAGAAGAAGATACCATACATTTACGTTCCCACCAAGAAGGGCATAGGCGAAGCTTGCGGACTACAGGTAGGCGCGGCAGCTGCGGCCATATTGGATCCAGGACAGGGCAAGGACGTTTTAGACGAAGTAATAAAGAGAGTCTCGGAGCTTACAGGTAAGTCTTAA
- a CDS encoding MraY family glycosyltransferase, protein MLDVVLPLIIAFAVTILTTKWVIGISKARGFVGKDVNKLDKPEVPVLGGIGILAGLVAGNFALLAIDQEYAGIITAVLLSSLIIGFIGLLDDVLNLKQSVRALTPVFASVPLAIYSIGHSIISIPFIGPVNFGLFYYVIIIPAALTIASNAFNMLEGLNGLGTGMGLIMALALAIIGLRGVGVTAEAGDMALILAVVLAAFLYFNKYPAKVFLGNIGTYLIGSAIGSIGISGYMLTALAFLYLPYVLEFVLKARTRFKGVSFGQVNSDGTLTWNGSPNSLTHVVMKLGRFREYQIVAFIWGIEIVMAVLAVVFQTTVIRI, encoded by the coding sequence TTGCTTGACGTAGTATTACCGCTGATCATTGCGTTCGCCGTAACGATTTTGACCACAAAGTGGGTAATTGGTATATCTAAGGCAAGGGGTTTCGTGGGAAAGGACGTTAATAAGCTGGATAAGCCAGAGGTGCCAGTCTTGGGAGGGATTGGTATCCTGGCAGGTTTAGTGGCGGGGAACTTCGCGCTCCTGGCCATAGATCAAGAATACGCAGGGATCATCACTGCTGTCCTTCTCTCCTCCTTGATAATAGGGTTCATAGGGCTTCTTGATGACGTACTTAACCTTAAGCAGTCTGTGAGAGCCCTAACCCCAGTGTTCGCCTCAGTTCCGCTAGCAATCTATAGTATAGGGCATTCCATCATATCCATACCTTTCATAGGCCCGGTGAATTTTGGGTTATTCTATTACGTTATCATAATACCTGCTGCGTTGACCATAGCCTCTAACGCCTTTAACATGCTTGAGGGATTGAACGGGTTGGGGACGGGTATGGGACTGATCATGGCGTTGGCCTTGGCTATCATTGGTTTGAGGGGTGTTGGGGTTACCGCAGAGGCAGGGGATATGGCCCTCATCCTGGCGGTGGTTTTGGCAGCTTTCCTTTATTTCAATAAGTATCCTGCCAAGGTGTTTCTAGGAAATATTGGTACCTACCTAATAGGTTCAGCCATAGGCTCAATTGGTATATCCGGTTACATGTTGACTGCCTTGGCCTTCTTGTACCTTCCCTACGTTCTCGAGTTCGTTCTGAAGGCCAGAACCAGGTTTAAGGGCGTCTCCTTCGGACAAGTGAATTCAGACGGAACCTTGACCTGGAACGGTTCCCCTAATTCGCTAACTCATGTAGTCATGAAACTAGGGAGGTTTAGGGAGTATCAGATTGTGGCCTTTATATGGGGGATAGAGATAGTCATGGCCGTGCTCGCAGTAGTGTTCCAGACCACGGTGATCAGGATTTGA
- the gds gene encoding geranylgeranyl diphosphate synthase, whose protein sequence is MDLDQYFEEIVAKVNATMDSFLHGDTRELYEASRYLISAGGKRLRPLVVVLSSDLLGGERHRAILAGAAVEVLHNFTLIHDDIMDQDTTRRGIPTVHVKWGIPTAILAGDLLHAKAFQILTESIKGLSGDVAYKVLDCFSRSVIVVSEGQAMDMEFEKRWDIREKDYLEMIRRKTAQLFACSAYLGGVLAGGSEEEVNNLYEFGEKMGIAFQIVDDILGITADEKELGKPLYSDIREAKKTLLVIKSLERANSEERKIIMEGLGSNDMSKLKATASLITGLSLDYAYELARKYHEEALAHLSRVTPRNENAVKGLRSIADIVIKRRK, encoded by the coding sequence ATGGATCTAGACCAATATTTTGAGGAAATAGTAGCTAAAGTCAATGCAACCATGGACAGTTTTCTTCACGGCGACACTAGGGAGCTCTATGAAGCGTCACGATACCTGATAAGTGCTGGAGGAAAGAGACTGAGGCCCCTAGTAGTGGTACTTTCCTCAGACCTGCTAGGTGGTGAAAGACACAGGGCCATACTCGCAGGAGCCGCGGTTGAGGTTCTTCATAATTTCACACTAATACACGACGACATAATGGACCAGGACACGACAAGGAGGGGTATTCCCACGGTTCACGTGAAATGGGGAATCCCCACTGCGATCCTGGCGGGAGATCTTTTACACGCTAAGGCCTTTCAAATCCTTACAGAATCGATCAAGGGTTTGAGCGGTGACGTAGCCTATAAGGTGTTGGACTGCTTCTCGAGATCAGTTATAGTGGTTTCCGAGGGGCAGGCAATGGATATGGAATTCGAGAAGAGGTGGGACATAAGGGAGAAGGACTACCTCGAGATGATAAGGAGGAAGACCGCTCAACTGTTTGCGTGTTCAGCCTATCTGGGCGGAGTGCTAGCTGGTGGTAGTGAAGAGGAAGTGAACAATCTCTACGAGTTCGGTGAGAAGATGGGGATAGCGTTCCAGATAGTTGACGACATTCTTGGTATTACTGCTGACGAGAAGGAGCTTGGAAAACCACTTTACAGCGATATTAGGGAAGCTAAGAAGACCCTCCTCGTTATAAAATCGCTTGAGAGGGCTAACAGCGAAGAGAGGAAGATCATCATGGAGGGTCTAGGATCAAACGACATGTCCAAGTTAAAGGCCACAGCTTCCCTCATAACTGGACTTTCCCTTGATTACGCCTACGAGTTGGCAAGGAAATATCACGAGGAGGCATTGGCTCACCTCTCAAGGGTAACTCCTAGAAACGAAAACGCCGTGAAAGGCTTACGAAGCATAGCTGACATAGTCATTAAAAGGCGAAAATAG
- the fni gene encoding type 2 isopentenyl-diphosphate Delta-isomerase codes for MSLINRKLEHVEICLYEDVQGIVSTLLEDVTLIHQAMPRMNFRDVDTRAEFLGKTLSLPLMVTGMTGGHEELGKVNAVIAEVVEELGLAMGVGSQRVAVERPETAESFKVTRRMAPTAPLVANLGLPQVTRGYGVKQFMDAIQMIEANAIAVHLNPAQELFQPEGEPEYPLSALEALRDISKELNVPVIVKESGTGMSMETAKLLADHGFKILDVSGQGGTSWIAVEMVRNRRKGNWKYESSQLFSGWGIPTAASIVETRYSVPDSYIIASGGIRNGLDVAKSISLGANIAGMANPVLHHAVRGKEQLKKFFEEVAFQLRAAMFLTGSRDVKTLRHAPLVISGKLKDWLESRGLTLSVYESIRKGA; via the coding sequence ATGAGCTTAATTAACAGAAAACTTGAACATGTGGAGATCTGCCTATACGAGGACGTTCAAGGAATTGTCTCAACCCTCCTAGAGGACGTAACTCTCATTCATCAGGCCATGCCAAGAATGAACTTTAGGGACGTAGACACTAGGGCTGAATTTCTGGGCAAGACCCTTTCGCTTCCCCTTATGGTTACAGGGATGACTGGAGGCCACGAGGAACTGGGAAAGGTAAACGCGGTCATAGCAGAGGTTGTTGAGGAGCTTGGTCTTGCCATGGGGGTGGGGAGTCAAAGGGTGGCGGTTGAGAGACCAGAAACAGCTGAAAGCTTCAAGGTGACCAGGAGGATGGCCCCCACAGCACCTCTGGTGGCTAACCTTGGTTTACCCCAAGTAACAAGGGGTTATGGCGTGAAGCAATTCATGGACGCAATACAGATGATAGAGGCCAACGCTATCGCCGTCCATCTTAATCCTGCTCAGGAACTTTTCCAGCCAGAGGGAGAACCAGAATACCCCCTCTCTGCCCTGGAAGCGTTGCGAGACATATCAAAGGAGCTCAACGTCCCCGTGATAGTTAAGGAGTCAGGGACCGGCATGTCCATGGAAACGGCGAAGTTGCTTGCTGATCATGGGTTCAAGATACTGGATGTATCGGGGCAGGGAGGAACAAGCTGGATAGCTGTGGAAATGGTGAGGAACAGGAGGAAGGGTAACTGGAAGTATGAAAGCTCCCAGCTATTCTCAGGCTGGGGAATTCCAACTGCTGCCTCCATAGTGGAGACTAGGTATTCTGTCCCTGACAGTTACATCATAGCCAGCGGAGGAATAAGGAATGGCCTGGACGTGGCGAAGTCCATCTCGCTGGGGGCAAACATTGCTGGAATGGCCAATCCTGTCCTTCATCACGCGGTAAGGGGTAAGGAGCAACTGAAGAAGTTCTTTGAGGAAGTGGCGTTTCAGCTAAGGGCAGCAATGTTCCTTACAGGCTCAAGGGATGTCAAGACCCTCAGACACGCACCTCTAGTGATCTCAGGGAAACTCAAGGACTGGCTAGAGAGTAGAGGATTAACCTTATCAGTTTATGAAAGTATTAGAAAAGGAGCTTAA
- a CDS encoding isopentenyl phosphate kinase produces the protein MGKPNRVIKLGGSAITCKAVPYCADLPVIRQIAGEIKDFVDGLVIVHGGGSFGHFEAGRNVPVRVSLTSASMEELNTILIREMAVRGIKGFPLPGRFFDLERLERILDHGMVPVVFGDIKEDGTIISGDDLTISIAREYSLTALFATDVDGILVNGQVIPELNEPHSLTNLPSLSYDLTGGMREKVRKILQNNINAMIFNGKKRGNVFNALKGERIGTLIKVSR, from the coding sequence ATGGGCAAGCCTAATCGAGTTATTAAACTAGGGGGTAGTGCGATCACTTGTAAGGCAGTACCCTACTGTGCAGATCTTCCAGTGATAAGGCAGATAGCGGGAGAGATCAAGGATTTCGTCGATGGTCTTGTGATAGTCCACGGGGGTGGTAGCTTCGGACATTTCGAGGCTGGTAGAAATGTTCCCGTGAGGGTGAGCCTGACCTCTGCCTCCATGGAGGAACTTAACACCATCTTAATAAGGGAGATGGCCGTCAGAGGTATCAAGGGATTCCCCTTACCTGGAAGGTTCTTTGACCTGGAAAGGTTGGAGAGGATCCTAGATCATGGGATGGTTCCCGTCGTTTTCGGGGACATAAAAGAGGATGGGACCATAATCTCTGGAGACGATCTCACGATCTCAATAGCACGCGAGTACTCCTTAACGGCACTTTTTGCCACAGACGTGGACGGAATCCTAGTTAATGGGCAAGTTATACCTGAGCTGAACGAACCACATTCCCTCACCAATCTTCCTTCTTTGTCCTACGATTTAACTGGTGGGATGAGGGAGAAGGTAAGGAAAATACTCCAGAATAATATTAATGCAATGATATTTAATGGTAAGAAAAGGGGAAACGTTTTTAACGCATTGAAAGGAGAAAGGATAGGTACGTTGATCAAGGTGAGTAGATGA